The Burkholderia mayonis genome window below encodes:
- a CDS encoding citrate/2-methylcitrate synthase → MSRLSANEAAQLLGVSVPTLYAYVSRGLLQSRADGASKRRYYDANEVRLLARRRADAKRAGNVAERTLDWGVPVLESRITQVADGKLSYRGRDAIALATTATLEEAAALLWERPLTRVQAAPFVARSFDAARWRGWLDLWRDRPPLERALALLPVAAPATLSEAGRSSPSIADAAPFDASPGMPASAPDIDADVDAALPRRDAQLDEAATLLRLATAALAASTPSAEPAHRQLAAAWRVNDPRDVDLLRIALVLCADHELNPSTFTVRCIASTGAPLFGAIAGGLAALSGPRHGGETLRVAALLDGAARARDLNRYVAAQIASYAHEPDARTQLPGFGHPLYPDGDPRATLLIDALIEALAARSAARPALDGTLALAEAVQAALGEKPTIDFALAALERTLALPAGAASTLFAAGRVAGWIAHALEQRADGKLIRPRARYVGVDHAA, encoded by the coding sequence ATGTCCCGCTTGAGCGCGAACGAAGCCGCGCAACTGCTCGGCGTCAGCGTGCCGACCCTCTACGCGTATGTGAGCCGCGGTTTGCTGCAATCGCGCGCCGACGGCGCGAGCAAGCGCCGCTATTACGACGCGAACGAGGTCCGCCTTCTCGCGCGACGCCGCGCGGACGCGAAGCGCGCGGGCAACGTCGCCGAACGCACGCTCGATTGGGGCGTGCCCGTCCTCGAATCGCGGATCACGCAGGTCGCGGACGGCAAGCTCAGCTATCGCGGCCGCGATGCGATCGCGCTCGCGACGACCGCGACGCTCGAAGAAGCCGCCGCACTGCTGTGGGAACGCCCGCTCACGCGCGTGCAAGCAGCGCCCTTCGTCGCCCGATCGTTCGACGCGGCACGCTGGCGCGGCTGGCTCGATCTCTGGCGCGATCGTCCGCCGCTCGAACGCGCGCTCGCGCTGCTGCCCGTCGCCGCACCCGCGACGCTGTCAGAAGCCGGTCGCTCTTCGCCGTCGATCGCCGATGCGGCACCATTCGATGCATCGCCCGGCATGCCCGCGTCCGCGCCCGATATCGATGCCGATGTCGATGCCGCTCTCCCGCGCCGCGACGCACAACTCGACGAAGCCGCCACGCTGCTGCGCCTCGCGACGGCCGCGCTCGCGGCGAGCACGCCGTCCGCCGAGCCCGCGCATCGGCAGCTCGCCGCCGCGTGGCGCGTGAACGATCCGCGCGATGTCGACCTGCTGCGGATCGCGCTCGTGCTCTGCGCCGACCATGAGCTCAATCCGTCGACGTTCACCGTGCGCTGCATCGCGTCGACGGGCGCGCCGCTGTTCGGCGCGATCGCGGGCGGGCTCGCCGCGCTGTCCGGGCCGCGGCACGGCGGCGAGACGCTGCGCGTCGCGGCGCTCCTCGACGGCGCAGCGCGGGCACGCGATCTCAACCGCTACGTCGCCGCGCAGATCGCATCGTACGCGCACGAGCCCGACGCGCGCACGCAGCTGCCGGGCTTCGGCCATCCGCTGTATCCCGACGGCGATCCGCGCGCGACACTGCTCATCGACGCGCTCATCGAGGCGCTCGCCGCCCGCTCGGCCGCGCGTCCCGCGCTCGACGGCACGCTCGCGCTCGCCGAAGCCGTGCAAGCCGCGCTCGGCGAGAAGCCGACGATCGATTTCGCGCTCGCCGCGCTCGAACGCACGCTCGCGCTGCCGGCGGGCGCGGCATCCACGCTGTTCGCCGCGGGGCGCGTCGCGGGCTGGATCGCCCATGCGCTCGAGCAGCGCGCGGACGGCAAGCTGATCCGGCCGCGCGCGCGTTACGTCGGCGTCGACCACGCGGCGTGA